One segment of Buteo buteo chromosome 6, bButBut1.hap1.1, whole genome shotgun sequence DNA contains the following:
- the GSKIP gene encoding GSK3B-interacting protein: METDCNPMELSNNTGFEGDSDYRDFEGTDVKDMRLEAEAVVNDVLFAVSNMFVSKTLPCAEDVAYINVETRERNRYCLELTEAGLRVVAYDFDQTDDGLQTPYHETVYSLLDSLSPAYREVFGNALLQRLEALKKDSQS; the protein is encoded by the exons ATGGAGACTGACTGCAATCCTATGGAGTTGTCCAATAATACGGGATTTGAAGGGGATTCTGATTATAGAGACTTCGAAGGAACAGATGTGAAAGACATGAGACTAGAAGCCGAAGCTGTTGTGAATGATGTTCTGTTTGCTGTCAGCAACATGTTTGTCTCCAAAACCCTTCCCTGTGCAGAGGATGTGGCATATATCAATGTGGAAACCAGGGAAAGGAACAGATACTGCCTGGAGCTCACCGAAGCAGGACTCAGG GTAGTAGCTTATGATTTTGATCAGACTGATGACGGGTTGCAAACTCCATACCACGAAACTGTCTACTCCTTATTGGACTCTCTCAGCCCTGCATATCGAGAGGTGTTTGGAAATGCATTACTACAAAGACTAGAAGCTTTGAAGAAAGATAGTCAGTCGTGA